The following are encoded together in the Cervus elaphus chromosome 23, mCerEla1.1, whole genome shotgun sequence genome:
- the LOC122681768 gene encoding elafin-like, producing the protein MKTRSFLVQVVVLLVLGTLVAEAAIVRGRPKGQGSKKGNVLGNGKGPINGQHPVKRPDPVKGQGPVKGKGPVKSQGPMKGQGPVKSQGPVKGQGPVKGQGPVKCQGPVKCQGPVKSQRPVKRQGPVRGQDPVKVQESVKGQDPVKVQDPVKGQDRVGGPFLTKRGSCPRVLIRCLMMNPPNKCLRDAQCPGAKKCCEGSCGKTCMDPR; encoded by the exons ATGAAGACCAGAAGCTTCTTGGTCCAGGTTGTGGTCCTTCTCGTCCTTGGGACACTGGTGGCAGAGGCAGCTATTGTAAGAG GTCGTCCAAAAGGTCAAGGCAGTAAGAAAGGAAATGTTTTAGGCAATGGAAAGGGTCCAATCAATGGTCAACATCCTGTCAAAAGACCAGATCCAGTGAAAGGTCAAGGTCCAGTGAAAGGTAAAGGTCCAGTCAAAAGTCAAGGTCCAATGAAAGGTCAAGGTCCAGTCAAAAGTCAGGGTCCAGTGAAAGGTCAAGGTCCCGTGAAAGGTCAAGGTCCAGTGAAATGTCAAGGTCCAGTGAAATGTCAAGGTCCAGTGAAAAGTCAACGTCCAGTGAAACGTCAAGGTCCAGTCAGAGGACAAGATCCAGTCAAAGTACAAGAATCAGTCAAAGGACAAGATCCAGTCAAAGTTCAAGATCCAGTCAAAGGACAAGACCGAGTAGGAGGTCCATTCCTCACTAAGCGTGGCTCCTGCCCCAGGGTCCTGATCCGGTGCCTCATGATGAATCCCCCTAACAAGTGTCTGAGAGATGCTCAGTGCCCAGGAGCCAAGAAGTGCTGTGAAGGCTCTTGTGGGAAGACCTGTATGGATCCCCGGTGA